Within the Candidatus Saccharibacteria bacterium oral taxon 488 genome, the region CGGTCATTGGCAAGGGCGGCGAGGTGATTAACAAGATCACCAGCGAGACTGGCGCCGAGGTTGATATTAAGGAAGACGGCTTGATCACCATCGCCAGCCCGAATGGCGAATCGATCGAGAAAGCTCTCAATTGGATTAAAAGCCTGGTTGAGGAGCCGGAAGTTGGCAAAATCTATGAGGGCAAGGTGGTCAGTATCAAAGATTTCGGAGCCTTCGTGAATATTCTGCCGGGAGTTGACGGGATGGTGCACATCTCGAAGCTGGCCGATCATCGCGTGGCTAAGGTGACTGATGTGGTCAAGGAAGGACAAACCGTTCGCGTGAAAATCACTGGCATCGATGAGCGCGGTAAGATTAACTTGACGATGATCGGGTTGTAACTTTTGCTTTTTAGCAAAGTACGCTACAATAGGAGAATATAAGACTAATTGAGGGGGATTATGGACGATAAGAATAATAAAAACGTACCACAACCGACAGCAACACCGCCAGCAGCAAATGAGCAGGCTGCTCCAGTAGTACCACAGCCAGTACCATCGGCTCCACAATCGCAGCAGCCGCTGCAGCAGGGTGTGCCAATGCAGCCCAAAAAGGGCTTGAGCAAGGGTGCGCTATGGGGTATCATCGGTGGCTCAATTGGTTTGATAGTCATTGTCGTTGGTATCGTGTTGGCAGTTATATTCCTTGGTGGGCCATCAAAGGCTGATTACCAAGAAGCTGCTAAGGCCATGAAAGAGTTTGACGGCAACAGCCTCAACTCGGCACTCAAGTCGTCGAATGCTGATAACGCAAAGAAGCTGATTGAAGAGGCGGTGGAGCGTGCTGATACAATGATGAAAAAACTTGATGCATCAAAGATTATGCGCGACGAGGAGACCAAAAAATCTTTCGGTGAATACAAGACTGCCTACGAAAAAGTACGCCCGAATTTGCTTGCCATTGCCAGTCTGATAGGAGATATGAAGGACTTTTCTAAGAAGTGCGCACCAAGCTTCTTCGGCTATGTCGGTAAGTCAGGAGACGAAGTAAAGAAGCTCTACGATGAAAAGATGAGCGACTGCTATAAGCTGCTCGATAACGTTGCCAAATCAGAACAGAAAGAAGCACAGGACTTTGGCAAGCAAATGAAAGAGTATTACAAGTTGCTGGGTGATTACTTCGTGGCACGCGCTAATAAAGACTACACTACTCGGGTACCGCGTCTACCGTCGGGTAGCTCAAATCCACTGGCCGGCTTTGCTAAAAAGATTCAAGAGTCAAACCTACAGAAACACGAGCGAGAATTCATCAACTTAGTGAAAGAAAAAGCTGAAAAGTAATTTTCGCCTCAGCATCAAGCAAAACACCTCGCATAGTGACGAGGTGTTTTGTATAATAGAAATATGGATGAGGTAGCGCAACTGGAGGTTTTGGCGGCAGAGATTATCGCTGGTGATGTTTGTCATGACTTGGCGCTACAGGCAACGCAGCTGGTGATGGGCGACGGTCGAGCTGACGCGGACATTGTATTTATCGGTGAAGCGCCGGGAAAAAATGAAGACCTTCAGGGTAAACCATTCGTTGGGGCAGCTGGTACATTTCTTGACGAGATGTTAGCCGCAGCCCAGTTACGTCGTCAAGATGTCTATATCACCAATATCGTTAAATATCGGCCGCCAAACAATCGTGACCCGCTGCCGGAGGAGAAGCGCGCTTTTTGGCCGTATTTGATGCGCCAACTGCAAATTATTCAGCCAAAGGTAGTCATCACATTGGGTCGGCATAGCGGCACGGCATTCATTCCTGACTTGGCGATTTCGCGTGATCATGGTAATCCGCGCTGGGCACAATTCAACGGTTTGAAGTTCTTGGTAATTCCGCTGTATCATCCGGCAGCAGCGCTGTATAACGGGGCATTGCGGCAGACGTTAATTGACGATTTTGTGCGGGCGGCGCAATTGGCCGCCCAGGCGAGCGCCTGAGCTATTTTTGACAAGAGCTGGCGCCCCGTGCTATAATGAACACAATTGTTAGGGGATAGATTTGTCGTACGTTGCCCCCGTGTCTATCACCTGTCATTCTAATTTTGCAAGGTATTTATTTTTATAAAAGGAGAACAATACGCATGGGCCAGAGACGACTTGCGACGCCGAAGGGCGATGATCAGTCAAAACGACCAGCTACAAAAAAAAGTAACACAGCGGTGATGAATAGCACTACTACTCGCAAGGGTGAGGTGTTTCGGGCGCAGCGGCGCACGAGTGAGAACGTTAATCTCAGGGCGTCGCAGCACGTGATCGATATTCCGGTCAACAAATCAGTTTACAACGGCTATGGCGGCGAACAATTTAGCGCTAAAATGCAGCCAAAACGGACTCGCGGCGGCAAATCGAAGCTGAGGATTATCCCAATCGGCGGTGTCGGCGAAATGGGTATCGGTAAAAACATGAACGCCATTGAGTATGACGATGAAATTATCGTTGTGGATATGGGCTTTTTATTTCCAGGGAGCGACTATCCAGGTATTAATTACATCACACCGGATATCACCTGGCTGGAGGAAAATAAACATAAAATCAAGGCGCATGTGTTCACCCACGGGCACCTTGATCACATCGGTTCCTTCCGGCACTTTATCCACCGGATTCCAGCACCGGTCTATGCGTCGAAATTTACCGTCGGCATGCTAGATAAGTCGATGGCTGACGCGGATACTGATTTCCAGCCGGACTTTCGGGTGATGGATCCATTGAGCCACGAAGTTGTTCAGGTGTCGAAGCACTTTTCGGTAGAATTGGTGCGGGTGAATCACTCAATTCCAGATTCAACGGCGGTGGTGATTCGGACGCCGTTGGGTGTGGTGATTGACTCTGGTGACTGGCGGTTTGAGGAAAGTCCGGTTGATGGTCAGAAGTTCGACCTCAAACGGATGACTGAAGTGGCGTCCAAAGAAGGCGTGTTGATGTTCATGAACGAATCGACCAACTGTGAATCGGCCGGTACGCACACTCACACTGAGTTTGATATTCAATACTCCATTGGTCAGGTGATGGATAAATTTAGTAATAGTCGAGTGATTTTAAGTTGTTTCTCATCACAGGTACACCGTTTGCAATTAATTTTGGAAGAAGCGCATAAGCATGGGCGTAAGGTGGCGTTTGCCGGATTTTCGATGATTCAGAACTTGGAAGTGGCGCTGCGTTCAGGCACCATTAAGATTCCGAAAAATACCGTCATGAAGATGGAGGATATCATCAAGCTACCAGACAGCCAGGTCACGGTGGTTTGTACTGGTTCGCAGGGTGAGTTTAATGCTGTGCTGAGCCGTATGGCGACTGGCGCGCATAAATACATGAAGATTAAAGGCTCTGACGTGGTGGTGTTTAGCTCTAATCCGATTCCGGGCAATGAGAAAAACGTGGTGCGAACAGTGGATGGCTTAATGCGCGAGGGTTCTGATGTGATTCAGAATGGTAAGACACACCTTACCGGGATTGGACCGCTGCACTTGTCGGGACATGGTTATTACGACGATCACATTAAGCTAATCAACGCCTTGAACCCAACGTACTATATGCCAATTCATGGCGAATTCCACATGTTGGTTCACAATGCCCGGCTGGCAGAGAAAGAGTGTGGTATTCCGAGGAAGAACATCTTTGTGTGTGACGCTGGTGATATTATTGAAATTGATATTGAGCGCCAAGCCAAGAAAGCTGGTCGAATTCAAGTTGGCGGCGTGATGTATGATGATACGGGTGCTATTGTATCCGAGGTGGTACTAAAAGACCGCATTCATATGTCTCAGGAAGGAATGTTCGTGGTGGTATTGACGGTGCAACGCGGCACAGGTCGGTTACTGACCAGCCCAGACATTATTTCCCGCGGTTTCATTTATCTGCGTGATTCCGAGGAATTGATGAACATGATTCGTCAGTATTTGAAACAGAAGGCAGCGCGCAGTTTTGCTGGTAAGTATGATCTTGATGTAGTGAAAAAAGAGATTAAGGATGAAGTTACGCATATTTTGTATGACCAGACGCGTCGGACACCGATTGTTATCCCGGTGATTAACGAAGTGGGTGGCTTGAAGACAGTAAAATCAGCCGCTACCTCGAGTACTTCTACCGCAAAAGCACCGGCGCGCAGTAAAAAGGTTGTGACTAACTCGGCGGCGGAGCCAAAAATGACTCTGCCAACTATGCCGCGCCGCCGCTTCCCGCGCCGCCAGGTGCCAGACACCGAGGCAAATGATACCAAGGCGCGAGAGGTCGGCCGAGTGCGCGCATACTAGCCAACACTTGCTATTTGTTGTAAAATATGCTACAATGTGAACGTCGGTAAAGTGATATAATAAAAACAGGTATGCCAAAAAAACGAAAATCTACCCGCAAGAAATCAGTTTCCACCGCTCCAAAACATGATGTGCCGAGCGGCTTTTGGGCGCAAGTCGGCGCGGTACTGCTCGTTGTGTTGTCGCTTCTTCTGATGGTGGCGTGGTTTGGTGTTGGTGGCCCGGTGCTGGAGTGGCTACATAAGGCGATTCTGAGCATGCTTGGTTACGCGATGTATGGGCTGCCGATTTTGCTGATATATATTGCTGTGGAGATTTTCCGGGCGGAGAATAATCGGTTGCCGCTGGCGATGAAATTAGCAGCCATCCTCGAGGTGGTGTGGTTGTCTGGTTTGTTTGGATTATTAAAGACACCAACCCGCCCAAATGCTGGTGGATTTATCGGTGATACGGCCAATCGGGCGATGAGCGCCATGGTCGACCCGGGCATCGCTGCTTTGATATATGTGGTCCTCATCATTATTACCGCGCTATTTATTACTCAGACGTCGCCGTTTATGGTGATCAAGAAAATCGCCGAGGCGCTCAAGCGCGACCACTCCGAGGAGGATAACAATGCGGCGGTGATGAAGAAGGCGGCTCGTGAAGATGCGGCCAGCGCCAAATCATCGAGCGACATCAAGTTGAATGCCGGCGTCCCAACCGTCGATCCGGTTACGCCAAAGGATAAAAAGGCATCGCCGTTGAGCAGTCTGCGTGGTAGTGTAGCGCGGGATAAGGCAGCTGAGGAGCAGGCAGCACTGGTGGCGGCACACGACCCGAATTGGCAGGCACCGAGCCTTGATCTATTGGAGAAGAAGCAAAGTCCAGCTGATGCTGGTGATATTCGGCAGAATGCGCAGATTATTCATGATACCTTGGCAGAATTTAACATTGATGTGGAGATGGAAGACGCAAATATTGGACCAAAGGTGACGCAGTATACCTTGCGGCCGCCGAGTGGTGTGAAATTGACACGCATCACGGCACTGGAGACGAATATTGCTTTGAATCTGGCGGCACAGAGCTTGCGGATTGAAGCGCCAATTCCTGGGCAAAAAGCCGTTGGTATTGAGGTGCCAAATCGCCGAGCGGCTGATGTGCGGCTGTATGGCGTGTTGGATTCTAAGCAGTGGAAGAATGCTCGCGAGCCGCTGAGCTTTGCAATTGGTAAGGACATCTCTGGTGAAGCAGTGGTCGGTGAGCTCAACAAAATGCCACATATGTTGATCGCTGGACAGACTGGTTCTGGTAAGTCGGTGATGATTAATACCCTACTGACCAGTTTGCTATATCGCAACAGCCCGAGCGATATGAAGTTGATTTTGGTTGACCCAAAGCAGGTGGAAATGGCGCCGTATGAAGACATTCCACATTTGCTGACCCCGGTGATTACTGAGCCAGAAAAGACTATTTCGGCCTTGAAATGGGCGGTCAATGAGATGGAGCGGCGCTATAAATTACTGGCGGCGGAGAAGATTCGTGATATTAAAGGGTATAATCAACGGCTAGCCACGCGAGCTAAAAAAATCCCGGTAGCGGACGCTGATGGCAACATTCAACAGCACGAAGATGGAGCGATGCCGTACATCGTTATTGTAATTGATGAGCTAGCCGATTTGATGATGGTGGCAGCACGCGACGTCGAGGCGCTGATTGTTCGCTTGGCGCAGAAAGCCCGAGCGGTGGGTATTCACTTGGTCCTGGCAACGCAGCGGCCAAGTGTTGACGTAATTACCGGATTGATCAAGGCGAACGTGCCAGCGCGTATCGGCTTTACCGTGGCGTCGCAGGTTGACTCGCGGACCATTCTTGACCAAATTGGTGCCGAGAAACTGCTTGGCCAGGGTGATATGCTGCTGTATACGCCGAGCATGAGTAAGCCAAAACGTATCCAGGGCGCGTGGGTGACCGATGACGAGGTCAATAAAATTACTGACCATTTGCGGATGCAGTCAGCACCGCAGTATAATGATGAGGTGGTGGCGCAGCCAGTACAACTAAATGGCAAGGGCGGCCTGGCAGTTGACTTTAGCGGCGGCGGTGAAGACGAAGCATTTATGGACGCGGTGCGAGTGGTGATTGAGGGTGGCAAGGCCTCTACCAGCTATTTGCAGCGGCGGCTACGGATTGGCTACGGCAAGGCAGCGCGACTGATTGAAGAGATGGAAGAGCGTGGCATCGTCGGCCCAGCGAACGGCTCAAAAGCTCGTGATGTTTTGGTCTCAAGTATAGACGAGCTGGGTAATAGCTAGCTTGACATAATTATTTTTATAGGTTATAATACGCTAAGTGAGAAATTGATTTGTATGTGGAAGGATGGCTACGTGGCGCGCATAAGTTGTAGAAATAATGGAGAATTATCTCCTAATAGTAGAGCCGACAAGTTAAGGAGGCCTCTTGTGGTGGGGGTTGCTGCGGTCACGTTAGCCGTATCAGGTATACTTGGGTATAGTCTTGGCCGGTCACACAATGTTCCGCCCGCACCATCAGTAGAAAATACCGATGGTGGAACATTCAAAGAGTCCAATGATAGTTCGAGAGCGGAAGAAATTACATTTACGCTACCAGACACCGAAGGCCGTCAAGAGGCAGAGGTCTTTTTAAAGAATCCTGATATGCTTCGACAGGCACGCGGTATTGCCGGACGAGTGCTTACTGCTGCGGGGAAGTTGGTTGATAGTAAGGCCGCTCGACTTACTCGCCAAGATTATCATGATGATCACAATAGGCTTAAACAGCAGTCAATAGCGATTACAGATGATAGGGGAAATGTGGTATCGGTTGATGTTACTCAAGGCGACAAAAGGCTTGGTGGAAGTGAGATCGCAGTAGAAGTTGCCACTGATATGATTGAGGTCGGCGCAAAGAGTAGACAGACGGACCGGATAACGTGGCGGTTGGATTTTTTGTCTCCAGAACCTGTGGCACATCAGCATATTGAATCTCCAGAAGCACTACTACCGGCCCTCGAAGGCGTGTTACTGACGAAAGTGGAATGGTCGCACAGACAGATCACTGATGGTTGGTCGGAGACTAAGGCAATTACGATCGTTTCACCAAAGTCTGTCTCGCCATCGAGACCAGATTATGAAAGCATAGCGGCGGTACCGGCTAAGGGAGAGATTAACGGTCGGGCCGTGAAGAGTGCTAAGGTATATGATGCGGCAAAAAGCCTATTTGATCGGCTCGCGACCGATGGTGATATATCCGATATCTTGCCTTCTCAGTAAACTAACGTGCCGCCAGATATTCACCGAGTAATGTTACTTTGTGACCAGTTGAGGTAATTTTATTGATGGCGTGATGCAATGACGGGCCGGCAGCGTCAACGGTCATGAAGAATTTGTAGTTCCATGGTTGGCCGATGATGGGTTGGGACTGGAGGCTGGTGAGGTTAATGGACTGATCGGCGAATGTGCGGAGTATTTCAAGGAGGCTGCCTGGTTGATGGGCAGTGGTCACCACAAGTGTTGCTCGATTGGCGTTAGTCACTGTGGCGGTTGGATCAAGGACGAGGAAACGAGTGATGTTGTCCTGGGCATCTTGGATGTGGTGTTTGAGAATTGGCATATTGTATAGTTGGGCAGCGGTTTCACCGGCGATGGCTGCCAGGTGTGGTGAACCCTGTTGCTTGATGAATTCGACAGCGCCAGCGGTATCAAAATATTCAATTTGTGCAGCTTGCGGTAGGCGTTCTTGGAGAAAACGCTGACATTGTGACAAGGCGACAGGATGTGAATAGACAGTAGTAATGTCCTCAAGTTGTGTGCCTGGATTGGTGATGAGGGTTTGTTGAATGGTAAGCGTCACTTCACCGACGACGGGAGCGCTACAAGATTCGATGTGACGGTAGGTTTCGTTGATGGTGCCGTAAATGGTATTTTCTACTGCCACAACAACGGCGTCGGCTTTATTGCGAGCATAGGCTTGAAAGATGTCGCCAAAGGTCATGCACGGAACAATGGTGATGTCAGATCCATACCATTGTTTTGCTGCTTGTTCGTGAAATGATCCAGCTTGTCCTTGAATGGCGATACGCATGAACTCTATTGTAGCATGGTCTGGCGGGGTGCATCACTGGACTTTTGCATTAGATTACCGTATAATACGGAGGAATAATAACCTAAGGTTATGTGCGATAACATAACCATCCGTAATGGATTCCAAAGGAGGAAACATGAACGAATACGAACTGACCGTTCTTATTCATCCAGATTTGGAAGCAAATTTGGACGCGGCGCTGGACAAGGTTCGAGCGTTGATCAAAGACAATGGTGGTGAAATCACCAAAGAAGACAACTGGGGCAAGAAAAAACTAGCCTATGCGATTCGCCGTGAAGACTTTGCGGTGTATGTTTACTTTGAGGTGAAGTTGCCAAGCAGTGCACCGCTCAAGATATCAAATGTTCTGAATATCACCGACGAGGTACTTCGTTATTTGTTGGTTAAGACCGACGAGAAGACACGCCAGGCGCTTGCTGAGCAGAAAGAGCGCGAAGCTAAGGTCGCTACCGAGGCGGCTGATAAAGAAGCCTAATATTCGACGCGATACATAATAAAAAAGGAGGGTCATCATGGCACGAAGTATCAACCAAGTTATTTTACTGGGACGGTTAACGCGCGATCCAGAGCAGCGGACAACGCCATCAGGTCGGACAGTTGTTAGCTTTAGTATCGCGGTTGATCGTGCCGGACAGGATGATCAAGCTGATTTCTTCGACGTTACCGCGTGGGAAAAATTGGGCGAACTGGTGATGCAGTACCTGTCAAAGGGCCGCCGCGTGTTGGTGCAGGGTCGGTTGCGACAGGACAGCTGGGATGATAAAGAAACCGGCAAGCGCCGCTCGCGTATTGAAGTGACGGCGACCGATGTAACATTCCTTGACGCCCCGAGCGGTGATAGCGCGAATACAACCGCATCACGTAATACTAATACCAAGCAGGCTGAGACCGTAGCGGATATTGATGATAAACCGATCGATCTTAGCGAGATACCGTTCTAAAGGAGAACAAAATGGCAAAACGATTAAAGAAAGATACCCCAACGGTTTTTGACTATAAGGATGTTAAAACATTAATGCGCTATGTTAACGCGTATGGCCAAATTGAGCCGATAGCAAAGACGGGTCTCAGTGTCAAGCAGCAGCGTAGCTTGGCAGTGGCGATCAAGCGTGCTCGGCACTTAGCATTGCTGCCGTTTGTATCGCAAGGGCAATAAAAGTATACATTGAGGGAACTCTCTAACCCCGAACGTATTTATAGATAAGAGAGAAAGTCGAGTGGTCTGTGCAGGGGTAAGGCACAGGCCACTGTTGCTTGTGGGCTGCTGTACAGCGCGTTTTTATTTTTGATGCAGGATAGTATTATGATGTTACTAAGACCACCGTGGGGTATTTGAGTAAAAAATATGTTCAGTCAGCGAGAAATACTCTACCGTCCGAAAGAATGTTAGAATTAGGTACGGTAGCTTAATAGTTATAGGAAAGGAAAAACAATATGTATCAGCCGACAGATCTTAAAAAGGGTACGGTTTGTCAGATTGACGGTAAGCCATATCGCGTCATTGAATATGGACAGAAGGTTATGGGGCGTGGAGGTTCTATTGTGAACGTTAAATTGAAAAACTTACTGGATGGAAGTGTCATCCCGAAGACTTTTAAGGGTCAAGACAAAATTGAGCCAGCTGAAGTGGCTAGCAAGACTGTTCAATATTTATATCATGACGGAGATATGTTCTGCTTCATGGATCCAGAAAATTTTGAACAATTTGAATTGTCTAATGACGTGGTAGATGAGGCGAAAGATTATTTGAAAGAGGGTTGTGAGCTGAATCTCCAGGTGTTTGATGGGCGAGTGATTAATGTTGAATTACCAAAAAATCTCTATCTCGAAGTTACATATACTGAAGATGTCGTAAAGGGCGATACAACCTCAAGCGTACTTAAGGATGCAACGCTTGAGACGGGCCTTATTATTAAGGTACCAGCATTCATTAAACAGGGCGATATTGTCAGTGTTGACACAGCGACGGGTGAATATCGAGAGCGCAAAAAATAAACAAAGGGGTCTTCTTGTCGGAAGCGTCGCCCAGGGTGTTCGGGCGATGCTTTTTGTTGTTGTTAATACATCAAATAACGATAAAGAGTGGAGCAAGAGTTTAGGTATTGATGCTAAAAATACAACGTAATATATGTATAGCTGGTAGGGTGTTTTTGGTGATACATACGACAATTGTTTTCATGAAAATTATGGGTCTATTTGCGATAATGGTGAGAGTATCCTTGGCCACTACAGAGGTAAATATAACTATTGATGTATAAATTACACTGGTGTGTAGTATACAACGTTGTATTTTAGTTAACGTAGAATTAACGATAGCGAAGATCGGCCTATAGGTAAAAGTAAGAATAACTATTGATGTATTTATAACAGCAGTTCTACTATCACAATAGGTCACTAGTGATTGAGAAAAATATGTATTCAGGCTACAATGAGAAGTGACATGAAGCAGCGATTAGATAAAATGATACTAGAACGCGGGTTGGTTGAATCGCGTTCAGAAGCAGAGAATTGGATAGGCTTAGGGCAAGTCATGGTCAATGGTAGGGTGGCGACGCGTCCCGGATGTTTCGTTAATGATACAGCAGACATTACGTTGCTGACTCGTGAGCGGTACGTTTCGCGTGCAGGCCTCAAACTAGCGAGTGTGGCGGATAGTTTTCGGTTGGACTTTCAGGGGAAAACAGTGCTGGACATAGGGTCGAGTACTGGTGGATTTACTGATTTTGCGCTGCGTCATGGCGCCCGACGCGTGTATGCTGTTGATGTGGGCACGAATCAGTTGCATCATCGACTGCGTGACGATCGGCGTATAATATTACACGAAAAGACAGACATTCGTGACTTTGAGCTTGATTGTCCACCAGACATTATCGTGGGAGACGTGTCATTTATTAGTCTGCGCGACATTCTACCACACGTTGCAAAACGGCTGATGGGCAGTACGACGGTGCTTGTAGCAATGGTAAAACCGCAGTTTGAGGCAGGGCGTCATTTGGTACAAAAGGGTGTTGTAAAAAATGCTGCTATACGACGAAAGATCCTGACCGATTTTGAGCAATGGGCAAAACAGTACTTTGTAGTTCTTGATAAAAAGGATAGCACCGTCGCTGGCAGTAAGGGTAATGTCGAGCGCTTCTATAAGCTACAACTAAAAAAATAACAGGGGTAATAGTTGTAGTAAAAATGGCATCGTTGTACTTAAGTCAACGTAGTATACTATACAATAATATTAGACATTGAACCGAAATTCGACAACATCATTAGGCTGCATGATGTAATTTTTACCCTCAATACGTATTTTACCCGCTTCACGGGCCCTAGCTTCTGAACCTGCGGCAACAAGGTCGTGGTAGCTAATGACTTGTGCGGCGATGAATCCGCGCTCAAAGTCTGAGTGGATGACGCCAGCAGCCTGTGGCGCCGTCCAGCCTTTATGTATTGTCCATGCTCTAACTTCCTTCTGACCTGCCGTGAGATAGCTTTGTAGACCAAGTATGTCGTACGCGGCATGGATAAGCTGCGACAATCCAGTTTCGGAAGCCCCGTAGCTATCGAGCAGTTCCAAGGCGTCATTATTTGACAATTCTCTGAGCTCTTCTTCAAGCTTGGCACAAATAAATAATACTCGAGCTGGCGCGACGAGTTTGGCAAGTTTTTCCTGTAGGACATGGTCGCCGAGCCCCGCCTCGTCAACATTAAATGTATAAATAATTGGCTTGGCGGTGAGTAAATGAAGATCATTAATTATCTCATATTTGATATTTTCTATGGATGCTATCGGTGTACCTGAATTAAGTGATGTCAGGAGTGTTTCAAGGTATGTAGCGACCTGTCGTGCCTCCGGCTTGGCTTTGGCTTCTTTTTGGAGACGAGGCAGACGATGTTCTATGGTTTGGATGTCAGCAAGGATAAGTTCGGTATTGATGATGTCAATGTCGGCTTGAGGGTTAATCGGGGTATTGTCGTGTCGTAATATATCTGAGTTTTCAAAGGCGCGAACGATGTGGATAATGGCGTCGCATTCGCGAATATTGTGCAGGAATTTATTGCCAAGCCCTTCTCCTTTTGAGGCGCCAGCTACCAATCCAGCAATGTCGACGAACGTTACGGTCGCGGGGATAATTTTTTGCGTATCATACAGTTTTGCGAGTACATCGAGCCGCTCATCGGGAACCGGTACGATGCCAGTATTCGGTTCAATGGTGGCAAACGGGTAATTAGCCGCTAGAATATTATTGTTAGTAAGTGCATTAAATATGGTCGACTTACCGACATTTGGCAGGCCGACGATTCCGATTGATAGACTCATATCGTGTATTATAACAAATTATACAAACTTGCCTCAGTATATAATATGTATTAGAATAAGCAGTATGAATAAGATTATTGTCTCGCGAATATTTATGATAGCGGGTATCGTGTTGAGTGTCGGGGCGATAGTCGCCGTTATCATGATGGTGATGGGGCGATTGCATGTTGGATTAAAAGAGCCGAGCCAAGATATCGCGCCAACCGCTAAGATGATATGTGGCGAGGATATGATAAAAGAATATCAATCAATTATCGCTGCACCGAATGGGTATGGTCCGACAGCGCTTGAGGGGCTAGTGAAGAAGATCTCAGAGCGTGGCGGCCCGGGTGACGATACGGTGTGTCACTATGTTGTGCTTCACGATGCATCACTACGGAATGATCGCCAGCGGATTGATCAGATTCATCAAGGGTTGATCAACTCAATGAAGATGCGCCAGGCGGTCGAGCCGTTTTATCGACTGGGTATTAATCAGGATACGGTAAAAGCACTGGTCGAGATCGGTAAGGCTGATGCGGGTGCGGGGAATAAGGATGGTACACCGGGTCAGGGCTAGGGTCGGACTGCGTCTCATTATTGGCTATATGCTGGCACTTGTGGTTGTCGCATCGACATTGGTGATTATTGGTGCGGATAAAGCAGAGGCGGTGGACTGTAGCGGTTTGAGCGGTCGACGACATTTGATGTGTATTAATGCGCGCAATGATGGTGAACGGTTTGCGGTGCAATATATCTGTAAGGGCGGCGGAACGCGGTGCGGTGCGATGTGGATGTCGTCGCCTGGGACGTCGTATACGAATGATGTTATTAACACTGCTAGCTGGAATGCGACGTCATTATCACTCGACTTGAGGGGGTCGGTGAATGGTAATGGCCAGTCGCAGGCGCGGGTGTGGGCGACAAATGTAACGGTTAGTCAGAATGGTCGGACATTAGTATCTGGCGGTACGCTTGATCGTGGGACGCATCCATCGGGCGCGTACCACTGGGTTGATGGCGGTAGCAGCATTCGAGTAAATGGGATTGATATATCTGGCGTAATTGCACCAGGAAGTTCCGGCCGTATCATTTTGCAGGTGCGGCGCTGTTTCTATAGTAGTCCAGGCGGTAGCGGTGTTTGTGCGACACAAGATGTTGAGGTGTGGATTAAGCGTGAGCAGGCGCCAAACCAATGGACTGTCGAAGGACAATCGCGAGTATCAATCAATGGTGGCAGCTTAGTGCAAAACG harbors:
- a CDS encoding uracil-DNA glycosylase, whose translation is MDEVAQLEVLAAEIIAGDVCHDLALQATQLVMGDGRADADIVFIGEAPGKNEDLQGKPFVGAAGTFLDEMLAAAQLRRQDVYITNIVKYRPPNNRDPLPEEKRAFWPYLMRQLQIIQPKVVITLGRHSGTAFIPDLAISRDHGNPRWAQFNGLKFLVIPLYHPAAALYNGALRQTLIDDFVRAAQLAAQASA
- a CDS encoding RNase J family beta-CASP ribonuclease codes for the protein MGQRRLATPKGDDQSKRPATKKSNTAVMNSTTTRKGEVFRAQRRTSENVNLRASQHVIDIPVNKSVYNGYGGEQFSAKMQPKRTRGGKSKLRIIPIGGVGEMGIGKNMNAIEYDDEIIVVDMGFLFPGSDYPGINYITPDITWLEENKHKIKAHVFTHGHLDHIGSFRHFIHRIPAPVYASKFTVGMLDKSMADADTDFQPDFRVMDPLSHEVVQVSKHFSVELVRVNHSIPDSTAVVIRTPLGVVIDSGDWRFEESPVDGQKFDLKRMTEVASKEGVLMFMNESTNCESAGTHTHTEFDIQYSIGQVMDKFSNSRVILSCFSSQVHRLQLILEEAHKHGRKVAFAGFSMIQNLEVALRSGTIKIPKNTVMKMEDIIKLPDSQVTVVCTGSQGEFNAVLSRMATGAHKYMKIKGSDVVVFSSNPIPGNEKNVVRTVDGLMREGSDVIQNGKTHLTGIGPLHLSGHGYYDDHIKLINALNPTYYMPIHGEFHMLVHNARLAEKECGIPRKNIFVCDAGDIIEIDIERQAKKAGRIQVGGVMYDDTGAIVSEVVLKDRIHMSQEGMFVVVLTVQRGTGRLLTSPDIISRGFIYLRDSEELMNMIRQYLKQKAARSFAGKYDLDVVKKEIKDEVTHILYDQTRRTPIVIPVINEVGGLKTVKSAATSSTSTAKAPARSKKVVTNSAAEPKMTLPTMPRRRFPRRQVPDTEANDTKAREVGRVRAY
- a CDS encoding prephenate dehydratase — protein: MRIAIQGQAGSFHEQAAKQWYGSDITIVPCMTFGDIFQAYARNKADAVVVAVENTIYGTINETYRHIESCSAPVVGEVTLTIQQTLITNPGTQLEDITTVYSHPVALSQCQRFLQERLPQAAQIEYFDTAGAVEFIKQQGSPHLAAIAGETAAQLYNMPILKHHIQDAQDNITRFLVLDPTATVTNANRATLVVTTAHQPGSLLEILRTFADQSINLTSLQSQPIIGQPWNYKFFMTVDAAGPSLHHAINKITSTGHKVTLLGEYLAAR
- the rpsF gene encoding 30S ribosomal protein S6, which produces MNEYELTVLIHPDLEANLDAALDKVRALIKDNGGEITKEDNWGKKKLAYAIRREDFAVYVYFEVKLPSSAPLKISNVLNITDEVLRYLLVKTDEKTRQALAEQKEREAKVATEAADKEA
- the ssb gene encoding single-stranded DNA-binding protein is translated as MARSINQVILLGRLTRDPEQRTTPSGRTVVSFSIAVDRAGQDDQADFFDVTAWEKLGELVMQYLSKGRRVLVQGRLRQDSWDDKETGKRRSRIEVTATDVTFLDAPSGDSANTTASRNTNTKQAETVADIDDKPIDLSEIPF
- the rpsR gene encoding 30S ribosomal protein S18 gives rise to the protein MAKRLKKDTPTVFDYKDVKTLMRYVNAYGQIEPIAKTGLSVKQQRSLAVAIKRARHLALLPFVSQGQ
- the efp gene encoding elongation factor P gives rise to the protein MYQPTDLKKGTVCQIDGKPYRVIEYGQKVMGRGGSIVNVKLKNLLDGSVIPKTFKGQDKIEPAEVASKTVQYLYHDGDMFCFMDPENFEQFELSNDVVDEAKDYLKEGCELNLQVFDGRVINVELPKNLYLEVTYTEDVVKGDTTSSVLKDATLETGLIIKVPAFIKQGDIVSVDTATGEYRERKK